ATGAAATATTAGAAGAGGAAAAAAGTATCCCTAAAATACCAGAGAATGTCGCAGTTGGCATCCCTGCTAATATGATAAGGAGAAGGCCTGATATAAGAATGGCTGAGAGAAGATTGGCAGCCCAGACTGCCCGCATTGGCGTTGCCATATCAGACCTCTACCCCAAATTTTATATCTTTGGAACAATTGGCTTAGAATCTATTAGTAGTTCAGATTTCTGGGAGGGATCAAGCAAGTTTTGGAGTATTGGACCAACTGTTAATTGGAGCATCTTTCAAGGGGGGGCAATTAGACAGAACATAAAAGTCCAAAATGAAAGGCAAAGACAAGCCCTATTAAACTACGAAAATACCATACTGCAAGCCTTAGAAGATGTAGAAAATGCCCTAACAGCATATGCAAAAGAGCAATATCGCTTTGATTCTCTTAAAAAATCTGTGGCTGCAGCTAAAAGGACTGTTCTTTTAGCTATGGATCGCTATAAAGCTGGGTTAATAGATTTTTATAATGTTTTAGATGCAGAACGGGCTCTATTAGATTTAGAAGACCAATTAACAAGTAGTAGAGGAGAAATGGTGGCAAACCTAGCAAGATTATATAAAGCATTAGGCGGTGGCTGGGAATATGCTAAAAATTTAGAAAATGATCTAACTGCGAGAGATGCTTTAAATTTAGACAATACGACAATATTAAATAGTGATATTTATAATAAATGAATACAAAAGATAAAATAATAAAAAATGCTGCTAAGCTATTTGCCAAACAAGGTTTCCAAAAAACAACTATCAAGCAAATTGCCCGTGATGCTAATGTAAATATAGCAGCAATAAACTATCATTTTGGCTCTAAATATGCCTTAATTGAAAAGGTTGTTGAGCAAATCTATACACCAATTAACAATGAGAGAATAAAAAAGTTAAACATAATAAAAGTTAATAATAAACAAAAAGATATATCTTTAGTTAAAGGTATTTTAAGAGCTTTTATTGAGCCACCTTTTACTGCTGAATTTGCAGATAAAGATACAAGATTTTTACTTGCTTTATCATACCAGATTTTCTTAGAGAGAGACAAAAAGATTATAACCTATTTTATGTTACAATTTAAAAAGCCCCTCTGTATGTTTTTTCAGCTTCTTAGTGAGGCTTTACCATATATACCAAAAAATATCTTATCTTGGAGAGTACACTTTACAATAGGTGTTGCCATTAATGCAATGAAAATACTAATACTCCCCTTCCCTATCCCTGAAATGGCACCAATGCCAATAGCCAATATTGATGAGCTAATTGATCAAATCATAGAGTTTTCATATGCAGGCATTATTAGCACAACAAATAAAATTTAGAAAACATAAAAATAATACTTGATTTTTAAATCAATAAGTATTTATATAGTTATTTATGCGAAGTGATGAAATAAAGAAAGGAGTAAATAGAGCTCCTCATAGATCTCTTTTATATGCAACTGGTTTTTCAAAAAAAGCACTAAATAGACCTCTTATTGGAATTTGCTCAAGCTTTACCGATCTCATCCCTGGCCATTGTGGAATGAGAGATCTTGAGCGATTCATAGAAAAAGGTATCCACTCTGGTGGTGGCTATAGCTTTATATTTAGCGTTGCAGGTGTTTGTGATGGTATATCTATGGGGCACAAAGGAATGCACTTTTCACTACCTTCTAGAGATTTAATAGCAGATATGGTAGAAACCACTCTAGAAGCTCACCGCTTAGATGGGGTTGTCTTTATAACAAACTGCGATAAAATAACACCTGGCATGCTAATGGGGGCAGCAAGGGTTAATATACCCTCCATATTCGTAACTGCTGGTCCAATGCCATCTGGTTTTTATAACAATCAGAGAAGATCTTTAGTAAGGGATACCTTTGAGGCTGTGTCTAAATATAGAAATGGCGATATTGCTGAAGATGAATTAGAGGCATTAGAGCTTTGTGCTTGCCCTAGCCAAGGTTCTTGTTCTGGAATGTATACAGCAAACACAATGGCATGTTTAACTGAAACAATGGGCATGAGCCTACCAGGTTGTGCAACATCACTGGCAGGTTTTGCAGAAAAAAAACGCATAGCCTTTGAATCAGGTGTGCAAATTTGTAACCTCGTAGATAAGAATATTTCACCAAGGGATATTTTAACAAGAAAAGCATTTGAAAATGCAGTGATAGCAGATTTGGCTCTAGGAGGTTCAACAAACACAGTTTTACATCTACCTGCAATAGCTTATGAGGCAAATTTGAAGCTTGATATTCAATTATTTGACAAATATAGTAAATTAGTTCCCAATATTACACATTTAAGACCTGCTGGCGATTATTTTATGGAAGATTTAGGTAGAGCAGGTGGTATTCCAGCTGTTTTAAAAAGATTAGAGCCATTTATAAAAGACAATCAAACTGTATCAGGCTTATCTATTAAAGAGATTATTAAAAATGCTTCTATTTATGATAACGAGATAATAAGACCAATAGATAACCCTTATAATAAAGAGGGTGGGATTGCAATTTTAAAAGGCAATATAGCGCCAAGGGGCGCAGTAATAAAACAAGCAGCGGTTAATAAAGATATGCATGAATTTAGCGGAAAAGCTTTAGTATTTAATTCAGAAGATGAGGCTATGGAGGCCATATTAAATGGCAGCATAGAAGAAGAGAGTGTTCTAGTAATAAGATATGAAGGACCAAAGGGAGGACCAGGCATGAGGGAAATGCTTGCCCCAACTTCAGCTATAGCTGGCTCCCATCTCAAGAGGGTAGCACTTATAACAGATGGGAGGTTCTCCGGTGGCACAAGGGGCCCTTGTATAGGACACATATCGCCTGAGGCTGCCGAAGGCGGCCCTATTGCATTAATAAACAATGGGGATACTATTTATATAAATATTAAAGAGAGAAAATTAGAGCTTTTAATAGATAATGATGAGCTAGAAGAAAGAAGAAAAAAATTAACACCCTTTAAACCTAAATTTAAAAAAGGATACTTAGCAAAATATAGTCTATTAGTATCATCTGCTGATGAAGGAGCCATATTTAAAAGTGAAGAGGCAGATAGATGGTAAAAACCCAACGAAGTGGCGCTGAAATACTAATAGAATCACTCAAAAATGAGGGCGTAGAGGTAATCTTTGGTTACCCAGGTGGTGTCTTATTAGGGCTATATGATGTAATTTTTGACGCCAAAATTTTACATATACTGCCCAGACATGAGCAAGGTGGTATACATGCTGCTGACGGCTATGCACGATCGACAGGAAAGGTTGGTGTATGTATTGGAACCTCAGGCCCTGGAGCTACAAATTTAGTAACTGGCATAGCTACAGCATATATGGACTCATCTCCACTTGTGGTATTAACTGGGCAGGTTCCCAACGAACTTATCGGAGGGGATGCATTCCAGGAGGCTGATATAACTGGTATTACAAGGCCAATAGTAAAACATTCTTATTTAGTAAAAGATGTAAAAGATTTAGAGCAATCAGTTAGAGAAGCATTTCATATTGCAAAGACAGGTAGACCCGGCCCAGTTGTTATTGATCTACCTAAAGATGTTATGGCCACTAAGACAAGTTTTAAATTAAAAAGAAAGCTATATATACCAGGGTATAACCCCAATTATGAAGCAAATATAATGCAGGTTAAAAAATTACTAAAAGCTTTAGAAAGCGCTAAAAGACCACTACTATACATAGGGGGTGGCGTAAAAATCAGTAACGCCACAAATGAAGTAATAAAGCTCTCAGAAATGCTTGACATACCTGTTGTATCATCATTTATGGGGCTTGGGGGTATGCCAGGTACTCATAAAAATTATCTAGGCTTTATGGGTATGCATGGCAGTTTTGCAGCTAATATGGCTATAACTGAATGCGATTATTTAATAGCTGTTGGCTCTAGATTTTCTGATAGATCAACGGGTCGCATTAGTGGCTTTGCACCAAATACAAAAATAGCACATATTGATATAGATCCCTCATCAATAAGCAAGAATATACCTATTGACATACCAATAGTTGCAGATGCAAAAATAGCTTTACAAAAAATCCTAGACTATATTGACAGATATGATTTTGAAAAAAATAAGTCACACAGAAAAAACTGGCTTGAAAAAACAAGACAGTGGGTGATACAAAAACCTTTTACATACAAACATTCTAATAGTGTGATAAAACCACAATATGTTATAGAAAAAATTTATGAATTAACAGGTGGTAAGGCTATAATAACTACTGAGGTAGGCCAAAATCAGATGTGGGCTGGGCAATTTTATAAATTTAGCGAACCAAAGCAATTTATTTCATCTGGCGGATTGGGCACAATGGGCTTTGGTTTTCCTGCTGCAATAGGTGCAAAGATCGGCAATCCCAATCGTTTTGTTTTTGACATTGCTGGAGATGGGAGTTTTTTAATGAATATGCAAGAATTGTGCACTGCCAAACAGTATAGGGTTGGTGTTAAGATTGCAATTTTAAATAACCAATTTTTAGGGATGGTCAAACAGTGGCAACATCTTTTTTATAATAAGAGATACTCCTACTCCTGTCTTGGATGTCAGCCAGATTTTGTTAAGTTGGCTGATGCATTTAACTGCAAGGGCTTTACTACTGACAAAGTATCAGATGTTGAACCCATTATAAAAGAATCCTTAAAAATAGAAGACATGCCAGTAATTATGGATTTTAGGGTTGATAGAAATGAAAATGTTTACCCAATGGTACCTGCTGGCGCAGCCTTAAATGAAATGATACTTGAAGAGTAAAAAGTTTTTATGAGACATATAATCTCTATATATGTAGAAAACAAATTTGGTGTGTTAGCAAGAATTGCGGGTCTTTTTAGTGGTCGCGGATATAACATAGAAAGCTTATCGGTGGGCGTAACAACTGACGAAAACTATTCAGTGATAACTGTTGTAACTAACGGGGATGAAAGAGTAGTTGAACAAATTGTAAAGCAACTTAGAAAGCTAGTTAATGTTTTAAAGGTAAGAGATTTAACCTTCCTTGACCACGTAGAAAGAGAAATGATTTTTATTAAGGTTAAGGCTAATTCAAAGAATAGGACAGATATATTCAGTATAGTCAATACTTTTAGAGCTAAAATAATTAGTTTAAACAAAGAATCTCTAATAGTTGAAATCACTGGGGTAAAAGACAAAAATGAAGCATTTATTGAGGTATTAAAGCCTTTTGGAATAATAGAGGTTGTAAGAACTGGTGGTATTGCAATGAACCGCGGCCCACTGTCAACATGGGAAATATCAAAGAAAGGAGGTGAAAATTGAAGATTTATTACGAAAAGGATACAAATTTAGATCTAATTAAGTCAAAAAAAGTTGCAGTTATAGGTTATGGATCACAGGGTTTTGGCCATTCAAATAATTTAAAAGACTCAGGCGTCGAGGTTGCAATAGGTTTACATAAAAACAGCAAATCATGGAAAAAGGCTGAAAAACAAGGTTTTAAAGTAATGGAGGTAGCTGATGCATCTAAATGGGCAGATGTAATTGTTATATTAACCCCTGACGAAATACAGTCTGCTATATATAAAGAATCAATAGAAAATAATTTAGACGAAGATAACTACTTAGTATTTGCTCATGGATTCAATATCCACTTCTCACAAATTATCACCCCTAACAATATAAATGTTATAATGGTTGCCCCAAAAGGCCCAGGCCATTTAGTTAGATCAGAATATGTTAAAGGCTCAGGTGTACCATGTTTAGCTGCAGTCCATCAAGATTATACAGGTAATTCTCTAGATATGGCCCTTTCCTATGCTGCAGCAATAGGTGGAGCTAGAGCAGGTGTCCTTGTCACATCATTTAAGGAGGAAACTGAGACAGATCTTTTTGGTGAACAGGCTGTACTATGTGGTGGTCTATCACAACTTATTAAATACGGTTTTGAAACATTAGTGGAAGCAGGATATGCACCAGAGATGGCTTATTTTGAATGCTTGCACGAAGTTAAATTGATTGTTGATTTAATCTATGAGGGTGGCTTAAAGAATATGAGATATTCAATTAGCAATACTGCTCAATATGGCGATCTAACAAGGGGACCAATGGTTATTGATAAAAATGTAAAAAATAATATGAAAAAAGTTTTATCGAGTATACAAGATGGCACCTTTGCAAAAGAGTGGATACTAGAAAATAAAGCCGGAAGGCCTGTATTTAACGCATTAACGGCTAGAGATGAAAACCATCAAGTTGAAATCATAGGTGAGAGCTTAAGAAAAATGATGCCATGGCTCAATAAAGAGAGGCTTGTTGATCGTAATAATAACTAATAATGTTTATTAGAGATGGTTTATATCCTATACTAACTATCCTATTAATATTAGCCATCATTGTATTTTTGCCAATATATATATTTATTGCTATACTTATTTTATTATTAACTTACTTAATTTTAGTATTCCGCATCCCCAATATTAAAGCATCACCTTTTCCAAGGGTATTTTTATCACCAGTCAATGGTAAAATAATTTCAATCAAAGAAAAGGTATTAGATAAGGAACTATTCAATG
This DNA window, taken from Deferribacterota bacterium, encodes the following:
- a CDS encoding TolC family protein; translation: EILEEEKSIPKIPENVAVGIPANMIRRRPDIRMAERRLAAQTARIGVAISDLYPKFYIFGTIGLESISSSDFWEGSSKFWSIGPTVNWSIFQGGAIRQNIKVQNERQRQALLNYENTILQALEDVENALTAYAKEQYRFDSLKKSVAAAKRTVLLAMDRYKAGLIDFYNVLDAERALLDLEDQLTSSRGEMVANLARLYKALGGGWEYAKNLENDLTARDALNLDNTTILNSDIYNK
- a CDS encoding TetR/AcrR family transcriptional regulator produces the protein MNTKDKIIKNAAKLFAKQGFQKTTIKQIARDANVNIAAINYHFGSKYALIEKVVEQIYTPINNERIKKLNIIKVNNKQKDISLVKGILRAFIEPPFTAEFADKDTRFLLALSYQIFLERDKKIITYFMLQFKKPLCMFFQLLSEALPYIPKNILSWRVHFTIGVAINAMKILILPFPIPEMAPMPIANIDELIDQIIEFSYAGIISTTNKI
- the ilvD gene encoding dihydroxy-acid dehydratase, translated to MRSDEIKKGVNRAPHRSLLYATGFSKKALNRPLIGICSSFTDLIPGHCGMRDLERFIEKGIHSGGGYSFIFSVAGVCDGISMGHKGMHFSLPSRDLIADMVETTLEAHRLDGVVFITNCDKITPGMLMGAARVNIPSIFVTAGPMPSGFYNNQRRSLVRDTFEAVSKYRNGDIAEDELEALELCACPSQGSCSGMYTANTMACLTETMGMSLPGCATSLAGFAEKKRIAFESGVQICNLVDKNISPRDILTRKAFENAVIADLALGGSTNTVLHLPAIAYEANLKLDIQLFDKYSKLVPNITHLRPAGDYFMEDLGRAGGIPAVLKRLEPFIKDNQTVSGLSIKEIIKNASIYDNEIIRPIDNPYNKEGGIAILKGNIAPRGAVIKQAAVNKDMHEFSGKALVFNSEDEAMEAILNGSIEEESVLVIRYEGPKGGPGMREMLAPTSAIAGSHLKRVALITDGRFSGGTRGPCIGHISPEAAEGGPIALINNGDTIYINIKERKLELLIDNDELEERRKKLTPFKPKFKKGYLAKYSLLVSSADEGAIFKSEEADRW
- the ilvB gene encoding biosynthetic-type acetolactate synthase large subunit encodes the protein MVKTQRSGAEILIESLKNEGVEVIFGYPGGVLLGLYDVIFDAKILHILPRHEQGGIHAADGYARSTGKVGVCIGTSGPGATNLVTGIATAYMDSSPLVVLTGQVPNELIGGDAFQEADITGITRPIVKHSYLVKDVKDLEQSVREAFHIAKTGRPGPVVIDLPKDVMATKTSFKLKRKLYIPGYNPNYEANIMQVKKLLKALESAKRPLLYIGGGVKISNATNEVIKLSEMLDIPVVSSFMGLGGMPGTHKNYLGFMGMHGSFAANMAITECDYLIAVGSRFSDRSTGRISGFAPNTKIAHIDIDPSSISKNIPIDIPIVADAKIALQKILDYIDRYDFEKNKSHRKNWLEKTRQWVIQKPFTYKHSNSVIKPQYVIEKIYELTGGKAIITTEVGQNQMWAGQFYKFSEPKQFISSGGLGTMGFGFPAAIGAKIGNPNRFVFDIAGDGSFLMNMQELCTAKQYRVGVKIAILNNQFLGMVKQWQHLFYNKRYSYSCLGCQPDFVKLADAFNCKGFTTDKVSDVEPIIKESLKIEDMPVIMDFRVDRNENVYPMVPAGAALNEMILEE
- the ilvN gene encoding acetolactate synthase small subunit, whose translation is MRHIISIYVENKFGVLARIAGLFSGRGYNIESLSVGVTTDENYSVITVVTNGDERVVEQIVKQLRKLVNVLKVRDLTFLDHVEREMIFIKVKANSKNRTDIFSIVNTFRAKIISLNKESLIVEITGVKDKNEAFIEVLKPFGIIEVVRTGGIAMNRGPLSTWEISKKGGEN
- the ilvC gene encoding ketol-acid reductoisomerase, with translation MKIYYEKDTNLDLIKSKKVAVIGYGSQGFGHSNNLKDSGVEVAIGLHKNSKSWKKAEKQGFKVMEVADASKWADVIVILTPDEIQSAIYKESIENNLDEDNYLVFAHGFNIHFSQIITPNNINVIMVAPKGPGHLVRSEYVKGSGVPCLAAVHQDYTGNSLDMALSYAAAIGGARAGVLVTSFKEETETDLFGEQAVLCGGLSQLIKYGFETLVEAGYAPEMAYFECLHEVKLIVDLIYEGGLKNMRYSISNTAQYGDLTRGPMVIDKNVKNNMKKVLSSIQDGTFAKEWILENKAGRPVFNALTARDENHQVEIIGESLRKMMPWLNKERLVDRNNN